The Methanocorpusculum vombati genome segment AAATTTACTGCGTCCTGATAGCACGCAGTGTCATTGCTTTTTCCGCAGACGCCCCCGGCTGTGCAGCCGAGACCCCGTGCGGTTTCCTCACATTGTTGGCAAAACATGGTAACATTCTCCTGGTTTCGTCCGGAGGGGGTCCGGACGGATACTACAGTATAAGGACGCGGGGACAAAAGTAGTTGGAGAAAGTACCAAACAGTACTTCGCGATGATTTTTTCCCGGAAAAGAGATCACAAAAAAATTAGTCTTCCCGCTTGAGCTTGCGGGTCTTCATCTTATAGAAGATGATCACAATCACAATGATCGCAGCAATATAGGCCAGCAGCGGATAGTATCCGGCCTCGGCAGGCTGACTCATCAGCACCAGCGACAAACCAATGACAATTGCGGAGACCATCATACCGATCACCAGACGATCAATGGAACTTTCGATCGTCATACGCAGTTCGCCGACCTCCTTTGCCGCAACATCAATTCTGAGTTTCCCTTCCGATGCCATCTCCAGAACCGAGGAAAGCTGCTGCGGTACGCGGGACAGATCCTCCAGCCGCACCTTTGCATCAAGAATCCGTTTCTGCACATTCTCCGGATTTTTCATGTCCTCTGCAATCAGTTTCTTCAGATACGGTTCGGCCTCCTTGGCAAACTCCAGCTGCGGATCAAGCGTGAACGCAATGTTGGAAACAAGCATCAGCGCCTTTAAGAGCTGCATAAGGTTCGACGGCACGCGGATATTGTTTCTCTGGAACAACTCCTGAATTGCCGCAACAAGGCCTGAGAAGTTCATCTGGGCACCCATGTCCTTGCTGTCCTGCAGGGCGAGATACAACTCGCCGCGGAACTCATCCAGACCACTTGACGGAATTTTTACGCCGAGATTTTTCACGTACCGGATCGTCAGATCCGTATCCGCTGCAAACAGGGCAAGCATCAGCGAGATGAATTTGTTCCGCGTGTCCTTCATCAGAACGCCGCAGACTCCGAAGTCGAGAAACACCATATCGCCCTTCGGTGACACACGGATATTTCCGGCGTGCGGATCGCCGTGATAAAACCCGTTCTGGAAAATCTGCACCATGAATGCCTTCAGGCCCCTGCTTGCAAGATCCTTCGGGTCCATCCCCATTGCAACAATTGCATCCACATCGTCGCTCCTGACACCCGAAACAAACTCCATTGCAAGCAGGCATTTTCCGGAAAACTCCCAGTAAATCTTCGGGACCTTGATGCCGGGAATGCCGGAGACCCGCATGTTCCGTGCGAGCCGTTCGGCGTTCATTCCGTCGCGGGTGAAATCCAGTTCCTTTT includes the following:
- a CDS encoding ABC1 kinase family protein, which gives rise to MASVSIRRYGQIFDVLVKYGFSYYLNELFPGFINTKKAAQDDFSSYSMYARVRMALEELGPTFVKFGQLMSTRTELFPPEMIEELSKLQDRVGVVPFDEVIPTLDEYIPDWRDVFTSVDPKPLAAASISQVYRAVMQDGTELALKIQRPNIQDRIEQDIVLLRSIAERIEERRPDLRMYNPVTLVDDFSVQIKKELDFTRDGMNAERLARNMRVSGIPGIKVPKIYWEFSGKCLLAMEFVSGVRSDDVDAIVAMGMDPKDLASRGLKAFMVQIFQNGFYHGDPHAGNIRVSPKGDMVFLDFGVCGVLMKDTRNKFISLMLALFAADTDLTIRYVKNLGVKIPSSGLDEFRGELYLALQDSKDMGAQMNFSGLVAAIQELFQRNNIRVPSNLMQLLKALMLVSNIAFTLDPQLEFAKEAEPYLKKLIAEDMKNPENVQKRILDAKVRLEDLSRVPQQLSSVLEMASEGKLRIDVAAKEVGELRMTIESSIDRLVIGMMVSAIVIGLSLVLMSQPAEAGYYPLLAYIAAIIVIVIIFYKMKTRKLKRED